The following are from one region of the Littorina saxatilis isolate snail1 linkage group LG2, US_GU_Lsax_2.0, whole genome shotgun sequence genome:
- the LOC138959117 gene encoding uncharacterized protein, which yields MSEGHIRGSDTLRKFVTSAQLAEPQFITSTSLRKQVATLSQIVSLKDNELDALAQFMGHDVRTHREYYRLPSDMMQLAKVSKLLLALEKGKLQDHQRCEDEAITSDEEAEFVEKGHSPIPERSASGRFATKDSLAPPHNQPSPPMHQPCPATAAPDNSADDEEAPEIQRKFQRCAADSSACSNSSVYIFLLSQPIFHGGATGDG from the exons ATG TCGGAGGGGCACATTCGGGGATCTGACACGCTTCGAAAGTTTGTGACATCAGCGCAGTTGGCAGAGCCACAGTTCATCACATCTACTTCACTTCGAAAGCAGGTTGCTACTCTGTCCCAGATAGTCAGTTTGAAGGACAACGAGCTGGATGCCCTTGCTCAGTTTATGGGACATGATGTTCGCACTCACCGCGAGTACTACCGCCTTCCATCAGACATGATGCAGTTGGCCAAAGTCAGCAAATTACTCCTTGCCCTTGAAAAGGGGAAGCTGCAAGACCACCAGCGCTGTGAAGATGAAGCCATCACCTCGGATGAGGAGGCAG AATTTGTTGAAAAGGGTCACAGCCCTATTCCAGAACGATCTGCATCAGGAAGGTTCGCAACAAAAGACTCTTTGGCACCGCCACATAACCAGCCCTCTCCGCCTATGCATCAACCTTGTCCTGCTACAGCTGCACCTGACa ATTCTGCTGATGATGAGGAAGCACCAGAAATCCAAAGGAAGTTTCAACGGTGTGCTGCTGACAGCAGTGCATGCTCAAACAGTTCAGTATATATCTTTCTCCTTAGTCAACCAATTTTCCATGGGGGCGCGACTGGAGATGGATGA